The genomic window AAGTAAACCCCAAATGCAAAAATATACCTGAaaataatccaacaaagttacaCATATAGTATCGACTGATATTGTTGAGCCCAACCATTTTAAGGTGAACAAATCATTGAAGTGCCTTTCCATATCGAGAAAAGCTTCTTCGAGCAAATAGCTTGTAGCGTGTACACGAATACGTTGGaatgtatttaataatttttcaaaatcttcATAATGTTCGGTGCGCGATTTAGGCCAGTACAATTGTTTCATTTGTTGTGCCAATTCGACCATTTGCTGACTATTATTAACAATAGTTATAATATAGTgtgtaaaatattttatttgatcgCGATTTCGAAAATGGTGTTCTTTCAATTCAATAACATTTTTCAAATAGGATTGGCCGAAAACTTCCACTTGCTGTATGCTCATCACCAATGCTTTAAATGTTAGTTCAGAGTGTATAGTGTTTGTTACTTGTAAATGTTGATCGATCATTTGGAATATAATAACCGGCGCTGATGTGTGGTAATATTGTTCTTGTTCAGGTGGTTGATCCGAAAACCATTCTTGTTTTTCTGTTTCTGCTGTTTTAGTCATCCATTCCTGATAGTTTCGTTGCATATTACGTAGATAATCATCTTCTAGTGACTTTAAATGTTCCGGACGTAATAATGGCCCAACAATTTCTTGTATATTGACTCTTAGATCAGGATGTGACATAAGTTCCACGCCAGGATAGGTATTCATTACCCAAGATAACATTGAGACATATTCATTACCCTCAAGTCCAGATTTGGCAATGTTGTCGAGCTAAAAACAATATGGTTATCATGTTgaggattaaataaaatttaagcaaaaaataaaaaattgattacttaatttgggaaaaatttaaccaACGAgaaatcaggacggacaaggtgataGTTACAATAACTAATAGTAATTGGTTTATTGTTGTGCTTCTAAATATACCGCAATGCAATAACCTACTTTTCCTGAAGAACttgccaaaaacaaaaaaaaaaaaatgtctttgctACACCAAACAGTGTTTAAAAAACTGTGTGAGCTGTCATGTTATTTGATTTTGTTTGTGCTTGCGCTTTTCAGAGAAACAACAGtcgggttcgccagagcctcgtctgtgaaacaggattcgccacggataggtgaggttgacaattgggtttggagaagctatatgatGCGCTGGCGACCTGAAAGGATTGCTctatacagccccttgaatctggtattttagtcgcctcttacgacaggcatacctaccgcgggtatattcttactccctaacccgctgggggcctaTTGCGTTCTAACGTCGCGTTGTTTAAATGCTTTCTAAATTACATATATAatgaattaataatttaaaaattgcttaaaaattgATTTCATACGTAAAGGAATTCGGTTACTCCCCGCCATATAACGACACAAAATTAATTTAAGCTACAGCTAAGAACTTACATATGAAGATAGACCTTCGTGATACATTTTAACATATTCGTTGAAGATGTTATAATGCGGCGGAAAACATGGTACACACAAGGATTTAACAACTCTTAAATCTTCCAATATAATTTGACGTAAAATTTCCAAATCACGCACAAGCCACATTTTATTATCCACACGTTCTTCTAATTTCGATCCTTCTATACGTGTTACAACTGCCTCTTTCAACATATTGAAGGCCATAGAGCGCCATTCTTTTGGTCGTCCAGGTGGTAGAAAGCCTgttactttttgttgttgtaaagcaAATTGATCATTCTTTTCCTCGCGTTCGATTATACGTAGTGCTGTTACTATTACGGTAGGTTCCTTACGTACAGTATTTAATGTGCGGCTTAAAATGAGTCTCAATTTCTTTTCAAGTGCCTGTGATACAGTGTCTACTTTcttgaaatgtgtttttaatgtaattttatcGGATGCATGTTGCTTTGGTTGTTTATGCAATTCGTATAATAAATCATCACGTGAATTTTCTAAGTCAGCCAAACATTGATGGGCATTCAACAATTTATCCTCGTCGATAAGTGTCATAGTCTTTTGTACGCTGGCTTCCACATTATATATATGTTTAAGATTTTCCATTGCTGTGGCGTATTGTGAATGTTTTGTATTCTCTTCGCGCACAACTTCCAGTGCGTCATACATTTCGGGCACACCTTGTAATAACCGATCTACCTCCTGCATACGTTTTCGAACTTCTCTTACATCTTGTAAACATGTCTCCAATTGCTTCAAGCCAACGCGTACTCCATCCAATTGATTCTGCATACCAGTTTTTAGTAACGCCTCCACTGAAGCCTTTTTTCGTGCAACACGATGACGAAATTGATCCACTTTCTCTAGCTGACCTGGCCGCTGTAGCATATTTTTTATATCTCTCAATGCTGCTTGTCGCGCCTCTTCTTCTAATTGCTGTAAATCCATACTACAGTAGTTCTCAAATTATTACAAGGGAGTTATTTATTATAAACCGAAACagcaaaattttttatcaaaatactaGAGATTCTAGGCAACCGATTTCCTTTCGATCGTAGCGATAGTTTAGTATCGATAAATATGGAGGTTCTttaatggccgagccacaatgttgtttttcatataaatgccttcaacgcaatcttatgtattccagtaatatcgccacaatcaaccaaggtcttgcgtttgtaaatataatggatcttcagacttggcaattgaagtttatttcgccttgctttTGCATCTATTGTTACGTCCCAATAAAGCGTGATCCAGATaaggatagaaatttaacatgaaaTGCAACAGCaagttgcatttgcatgttaaatctctatccgtatctagatcacgtttcattggaacacgggGTATACGAAAATCTTCATTGTGGTTTGGCGGAAGATAATCAGTAACATCATGCATcatcaaattttgcaaaattttacttatttaaatcAAGATTTTTTACTTTTCGCATTTTATCGTCAGTGTGAAAAAATCCTTAATAATTATAAGACGGTAGAAAAGTATgttggaattaaaatttttgacagatatgaaaaaaaatttcaccacAGTTAAAAGATATCTCACTATAACACTTTGATACTCTTTGACACATGCCTTAAAAACAGTTTAGTATTGTTTTGAGTTTGAGCAGCGTCAATCAGTAGCAATTTACTATATTGAGAAATCATTGTACTATGTTAAAAGTTTTCCCCATTGGCAATCTGCAAGTACGAGAACTTATACTCACCTCgtagttttcaaaaattttcattccacGATACATTTATATCGATTGGCACATGTGCTTGGTAGAATTTATTGTGGTTTGGTACTTCACTTGCATTATTTTTGAAGGGGCTTTTTTACCCAAgcaattttttttgtcaattttatGACGTTCAACCATCAATTGCTTTTTTATTTGAGTGTTCAAGAAAAAGTTCTtccaaagatttatggacctctacgcgttggcgagtaccgaagaagatttaactgTGCGCTGTACGAGCGTTACGCAGACATAGtcaagcgaattaaaatgcagcggcttgGCTGGATAGGGTATGTTATGCGAATTacagatgacgctccggctaagaaagtgtttctatcggaagccgcctatggaagcagaggtagagggcggccccaactccgctagaaggaccaggtggaaagcgatttaaacaaCCCAATTGACGCCGGTTCGCAGAGAAAATAAGCGACTGGTGCGCCGTGCTAGACGGACATAAtcgcttaaacggttaagcgccaattaagtaggaAAGTAAGAATCAAAGAGGaacataaaatgtaaaaaatttaccaaaaaatgtaTTCGGGTAAAATGGACATTACCTCCATGTCAAACCCGGTTACTTTTAAAGACTCTTGTATTACACGTATCTAAGTAAGAATTGACATCACTAAAATATATTGTGACAATTAGTGAAAATTATTTGCAGAAATTTGTGCGgagcaacaaaaaatttaaaaaaactactGCAGAAGTGGAGAAAACAGGCAAGTAAACTTATTTATGTTTTCTTTAATATTATGTTAATAACACTTCCAATTTACAGAAAATCGAGAAATCCTCCAAGAAAATACTTTATGTGCTGGAGAAAGCGGCTAATGAAAATATGAGTAGTTTGTTAATGAACCCCATTTAATTCTAGTTCAAAaactttctttatatatttttgtagacGTATTTCAATAGAAAGGACGACCTGCCTTCGAAAAAACTTTAAGAAGATGTATAGGACTGAGCCACAACAGGTGGCGACAAAAGCAATTATTTCTTAGCCGAGCCGCTGCCAACGAGTGAGAAAATTTTTTCAAGCCTTTAGGTACTTTCGactaatttattattaattaattacttGTTTAACTTTGTTATTTGTTTTAGTACTAGTATTACCTATTTCACTATTAATATCTTTAATAATGCATTGGTTTATTGAATGAAttaattcatttttataaaaaaaaatttaagtgttatttttttcgttttaaatgcGTTAGGAATATCAGATAAGTACAACAGCTAGATAATATGTTATTTTtgccataacgctaacgcatagCTTTTAACATTCGCTGCTGTATAAATCATGTTATATATGACATATGAATAGCATattgaaaagagaaaaatatatgaaagcttAAAAGCAGGATTTAGTGAACATAAAAGAGATGGCTGCTCACATGTACAGAAAAATATACGTGAGGATTTGTCACTCTATCTTAAGaaactgatgtaaactttttgaatttcTCACGCACAGTTTTTGTAGCACTACGGATAGTTTAATGCAATATATAACAAGTAGCGTTCTAACTGGGAAGCCAGTGTGGccttattgccattttcaaaacatggttgttgtaattttattaggctgtacctaaaaacgcgcaaaagagtgcgtaccgtggcatgtttccacggttcaggcaaccacccggacttggcatggcgtagcccaggggtATTTAaataagcgcagccgaaggccgccaactcggaaagctgttctgcacataaaggaaacaaataccaggtgttctgcgcagaattactgttaatttgcccaaaattaagttttggtataccagg from Eurosta solidaginis isolate ZX-2024a chromosome 3, ASM4086904v1, whole genome shotgun sequence includes these protein-coding regions:
- the Sec6 gene encoding exocyst complex component 3; this encodes MDLQQLEEEARQAALRDIKNMLQRPGQLEKVDQFRHRVARKKASVEALLKTGMQNQLDGVRVGLKQLETCLQDVREVRKRMQEVDRLLQGVPEMYDALEVVREENTKHSQYATAMENLKHIYNVEASVQKTMTLIDEDKLLNAHQCLADLENSRDDLLYELHKQPKQHASDKITLKTHFKKVDTVSQALEKKLRLILSRTLNTVRKEPTVIVTALRIIEREEKNDQFALQQQKVTGFLPPGRPKEWRSMAFNMLKEAVVTRIEGSKLEERVDNKMWLVRDLEILRQIILEDLRVVKSLCVPCFPPHYNIFNEYVKMYHEGLSSYLDNIAKSGLEGNEYVSMLSWVMNTYPGVELMSHPDLRVNIQEIVGPLLRPEHLKSLEDDYLRNMQRNYQEWMTKTAETEKQEWFSDQPPEQEQYYHTSAPVIIFQMIDQHLQVTNTIHSELTFKALVMSIQQVEVFGQSYLKNVIELKEHHFRNRDQIKYFTHYIITIVNNSQQMVELAQQMKQLYWPKSRTEHYEDFEKLLNTFQRIRVHATSYLLEEAFLDMERHFNDLFTLKWLGSTISVDTICVTLLDYFQDYKHLRPANFEMVISEAQKILAKRYIRALLSKRLSKSRTECEAITTKINQEAKRFKQCFEKIAPNLTVMSDSPLDLIPTLSALLSGDIELLVLDLHTLLGNYPSLSEDHIVRLFYLRNDVKASEVREKVQDAAKSKKSMVSIAKQDCIFKEIVFNDKLW